The genomic region CAAACCAAAGCCCGTCCCTGCTTCCTCCCTCACGACGTCCTCCAGTTCTATTCCTTCGTTGAACCACAGGATTCGCACTTCATCTTCACCTTGGCGAATGAGACGGAATTGTTGATGCAATTCATATTCACGTATATCCGACTGCTTAAACTGCTCCAGTGCTGACGGGAAATCAGGATCTTCCTGCGCGTGTGCTTCCTCCTCGGATACTTCAATCCAGCCAAGCGAGATCAGTTCACATTCCACGAGCATCGGCGCAATATTCACTTCTCTCACAGGTGACATTTGACTCGCCAGAAACGAATCCACGTCTTCGACACCATACTCACTGACCGTTTCATGCAGGTCGGCTGAGGTCTCTTCGTTCATTCCATGTTGCCAACGATCCCAGCCGAGCGTTACTTGATCCCCAGGCACAAACACAAATCTCAGCCCATCCTCCGTAAATACACCTGTCTCCATTCGCTGACCGAATCGTTCAAATGTCTCGAGACCCTCATATACCATACCATCTGGTAAACGACGAATAAGCTTACGCATCCAAGCCTCTTTATCCTGAGCATTCAACCCCTGCCACATGTCTCGTCTCAATGCTTCCATAACTTCTCCCACCTTTCCTTATACACTTTCACTTCTCTAAAATGCTTTGCTGGCTCATACATCACAATCTGACTTGTCTTGTGTACATCCTCATTTCCCTGCGGCTTGCAACAGTTGCAGCAATAATTCCTTCCGTCTTCCCTCCGCTTTGCGAGCGAGCGTTGTGAGCTTCTCCACCTTGCCAAAGATCGGATAGAGCACACGTTCCGCTTCATAATGCTCAAGTTCTTGAATCTGTCTAACCAACAGTTCGAGTATTACCTCATTTTCCAGCACGGGCTGAATCTTCAGCTTCAAGCTGTCCGTCGAACGACTCAAACTGGCGACTAACGCAGGTATGGATTGAGCCGTTACACCCTGTTTTTCTACAAATGCCGCAATGAACTTATCCTGAATTAACTGATGCTCATCATCCACTTCACCCATGTAATATTCAACCAGCGGGAAATACTGCTCATCCACAAGCCCCAGCCCAAAGGTTGCATAACTGCCTGGCATACAACTCTTCTCACCCTCGGTATCCTCATAAAACTCAAACTCTTGGATAGCCTCACGCGCATACTCTTCCAGGAGTGGATGCAACTCCGGGTACTCCAGTGCATTAGCAAAGAATCGGTGGGTATCCGACTTCGCGAGCCCTTTAATCGGCAAATACTGCTTTACGGCAGATTTGAGCTTGATCTTATAACCTTTCGGAAAGCCCTGCTTCAATAAATGAATGATAAAGGTAAGTGCCTGCTGATAAGCACTCGCCTCTTCCTTCCGAATGTGAATGGTCATCAGAGCGAATACATCATTTGCTTTGCATTCCACTTCTTCCGTCTTCACATGAATATCGTCCTTCGCATACGTCCCGCTACCTTCTGTCATCATGCGTTCCGCACGACGGCTACCGAGTTGCTTCGCCAGTTCCAGGAAAGTCACACCTTTGGGTTTGCTATAGCTCGGCTCAAATCGTAGAATCATCACCGCCGAGTATAACAGCAGATCTATTGGTTGAGTCCCGAATGTTTGCGCCCTCCCCTGCTCGTCCGAATGTTGGCCTGCCTGTGTATCGATGTTCGATTGAAGCGTTGCTCCGGTTTTAAGCGAATATTCGTTGGTACGATAAGCCGAGGACCGCACATCATAATACTGTGGCAAAAACTGATTCTCCGCCCATGCCGTCACCGCACGAGTAATCTCACCACGATGTTCCGCAAGTGCATCCGGACGCCCCTGATTTAACGCTTGAATCCGATCATACTGCCTGATCGTCCATGCTACATCCAACTCCGGGAACAGCTTTGGATCGAGCAGATGACTCGTCAAAAAGAAGGACTCCAACCGTTTCGTTGGATATGTACTGTTCTCCAGATTCTTGTCTACATAGCTATGAATACGCTCAAGGAGTAGCTGTCTTTTCTCTTCATTAATATATTCAAGTAACGTCAATTGCATCTTACCTTCGGTTGTTGGGAATTTCCCGCGGAAGGTAAATCGATAGTCAATCAATGGTGTATTAGCCAGCTTGTCCAATCTGTCTTGAACAACCTCTACAAGCTTTGGCCCGATCTCATTACGTACCTGTTCCTCTGTAAAGGCTCCTGCCTGCTTCGATTTCAAACCATCATCCAAACCCAGATCCAGACTGTCTACGGTGGTCCGTCCAGGTCTGTAATCCAGCACAATATCATTGAAGATGCCCATTTGCAGCGTGGTTCGCTTCACAACACTTTCCAGATCATCTCGCTTTTCCTGTTCATCAAACCATTCGTGGATCGTCGTAATCATCTCTTCCATCGCCTGATCATAAAGTGTACTCATCTAATCTCCTGCCTTCTCATACATCTAATGATGTTCATCAACCACACTTGAACCTCTATGAATCCCGGATCAATCCGGGGCGTCTATGTTATAAATACGTATTGATGTTCGCATACTACCTATTATTTTACTCTCTCCAGCACACCCGGAACAATAAGGCAGCAGGGGGAGAAAAGGTGGTGAAAGATGCCCATAAGTGGTATTTAAGACATGCCCTAGTCAAAGAGATCTACGGATGCCTTTCACATCTATGTAGGCTCTCGGTATGCCCTCGCTATCATCTTCCCCACGTTGTATAATCATTGTATTCCTTTTCAGGAGGTCCGACTAAATGAGCTACAGCAAATACTTCCCTTTGGAAAACTATTTGAATCAGGTTTCAATCACCCTTACATATGCAGAGCTTGAGGAAATTCTCGGATTTACGTTACCCCCTACAGCGTATAATCGCGAACAATGGTGGGTGAATAATTCCAATAATCATACACAGGCACTATCCTGGTTAAATGCCGGCTGGAAGGTGGATAATGTGATTTTAGGAAAAAACGTTACCTTTGTCCGCTTCGAGTCATAGATAATCATGTGCTTACTTGTACTGATGGTACTCGCCATTTCAGGTTCAGTGTCCTTAATAGATATCTTGTTCGGTATAAAAGATTCGGGTGAAGGAAGCCGAATATTGGTAACCACTTCAAAGGCTCTATTTTTCTTATCCTTGTTGTTTTTTGTCATGAAAATGCCTACTAAAAAAGCAGAGTAGATCCGATGAATTCATCAGTTCTACTCTGCTTTGTTGATTAATTAACTGTCTTATACCACTCGTTCACTTCGGCTGTAATATCATCGCCGCCCATGGACTTCCACTTCGTCACAAACGCATCAAATTCCTCAATGCCCACCTGACCATAGATGATCTTGCTGAACGTATCCTTCTCCAGCTTGTCGATGGCATCCTTCTTCATTTTCATCGTCTCGGTTGGTGCTCCCGTGAATTTGTTCTTAATCGCATTATCTTTATTCGCAACGACCACCTCAGCGGCGACAAATACTTCCGGTTTGTTGGCAATCTTCGTATTTTTCTCAAAAGGAGTCTCCGGTTCCTTGCCCTTCGCAAGTTCCGCCAGCGTATCCATCATGAGATTCGGAATCCGTGCACCATCATACGTAATCGTATATTTGAGTGGTGATACACCATCCTTCACTTCAGCTTCACCAACAACTTTGCCGTCCACGATATCATAATCATATCCTTGCGCGAAGCCATGTTCGAACTCGCTGCCTACTTCCGGATTGGCAAAGTTGTCGAACAGATAATTTTGATACGTGAAGAAAATCTCCGGGTTCGCCATATTCTTGTTAATCAGCACCACCCCATTGCTTGCACCAGAACCATGTTGGTGGCTCTCTCCTGTTGGCCCTGTAGGTAAGGCAATGGCCTTGTACGTGGCACCGTCTACATTTTTCTTCACATCATCAATCGGCCAGTTTGGCATCCAGTGTGGCCCCACGATAATGCCTGCTTTACCTGCGGTGAACAATTCTGCTGCTTTGATCTCGTCATAGACACCCGCTTCTTTGGGCAGGTAGCCTTTGGACAACCACTCTTTCATCGTCGCAAGACCTTCCTTCACACCTGGCTGGATGGAGCCATATTGCAATGTGCCGTCTCCGGCATCATTCCACTGTCCAGGCATCGTGTTGTACATGCCGAAGATCCAGCCAGATTCCGTCATCCAGGTATTAAGTGCATTCTTCATGCCGACGGTCAGACCATACGTATCTTTTTTGCCGTTCCCATCCGGGTCCTGATTCGTAAAAGCATCCATGACCGTAACCAGCTCATCCATAGTTTTCGGTTCTTCCAGTCCCAGCTTCTTCAGCCAGTCTTCTCGAATGAACATGACCGAATCGCCGTTGTAGGCATAATCGAAGATTGGAATGCCATAACGCTCGCCCTCATACATGTATGGATACCATTCGTCGGATGCTGATTCAGATGCCTGTTTCCATGTGTCCGAAGCATATTGGTCAAATAACTCGCCTGCATTGGCAAACTTGCCGGATTCGATTAATTCCCTTACCAGATTGTAGTCTCCCCGAATGGAGACGATATCCGGCAGTTCTTCGTTAGCGGACAGGGACAAGCGCAATTTCGTATAAAATGCATCATTGGTCACCGATACGGCCCACGGTGTGGTCAGATCGATACCCAGTCGTTCCTTGGCCCATTTGGTATGCACATTGTTCTGTGCCGTTTCCCCATTCTTGAACTTTGTATCATCGTTCCAGGCCCGCAAATAGCTCATCTGTACCGCCGGTTCATACTTCCCATCTTGCAGAGCAAGTGGTGCAGCTGCTTCCTTCACCGGTTCTTCCTTGGCCCCCGAACTGCATGCCGTTACAGCAACCATCGTTATTGCGAGCAATGCCGTCATCATTTTTCTATACATGAACTAACCCCTCCTCAGGTAACTTGGATACCCTTTTGTGCCAAATGCACCTCTGCATGTGGCATTATGCACCTTACATGAAAAGGATAGTGCAGCCGGGGAGGCAAACATATATCACAATTTCAATGTTCATATTGATTTGTTAACCGTTCCGAAAATCTTGCGGGGTCAGTCCATAATGTTTGCGGAACACCTGAATGAAATAAGGCGTGTTGTTGTACCCCACTTCCTGACCAACTTCATAGATCTTCATCGCCGTATGCTTGAGCAAATGAACCGCACGTTCCATTCTGGAACGGATAATATAATCACTAATACCTTCACCGGTGGATTGTTTGTACATTTTCGACAGATATACCGGGTGCAGATGCACTTCTCCAGCAATGACCTGCAACGATAGATCCTCACCCAGATGATGGTCGATCCATTGCTGCACCTGCCTAATGAGGGTTGATCCCGCATCCTGTCCCGCCTCGCTGGTGCTCTCTGCCCAATGCTGCATCACAGACCGAGTCCACGTTTCAAGACTGCGTAGCGAGATGCCATAACCATCCTTGAGCAGCTGCTGATACTGCTCCCCAAGCACTTCGGCTAATTGCCTTCCTTCCCGATGAGCCATATAGGAGAATGCCGCCGCCAGATAATGAAAAGCCACATACACATGCTCCGGGAACACACTGTTCGACAGTTCGGCAAAGATCTGATCAATCTTACGGTGTGCATCCTCCATGCGCCCGGCTTCCAGTAACGTCGTCAGACCCGGCGGTTCATACAGCGCCGTGAGTGACTTCAACGTGGACCCATTGGAGCCTGCTGCCGCATTCAGATGTAATCCTTTGCCTGCCTCAGCCTGCTTGCGAAGTGCACTCACGGCTTGATGGTATAGCTGCGGCACCTGATCTGGGAAACGCCCCATGCGACTAACGGATAGGGAAATGGTCGCGTTCAGATACTGCCTCACACTGTGGATCAATCGCTCTCCGAGTCGGCCCATTAACATCTCAGGTTCGGCTTGGGTTTGTTTGGGACTGGCCATGAAGACTAGGTCATCATAGGCGTCATCCGTATGGCAGAGATGATAGGCACTGCCGTAGATCTCTTCCACTACATTCGAGATGGCGTACTTCATCAGCCGAAACGCTTTATGTGTGGCTTGATGGTCATCATAACGGATGAGCAGCAGCTGCATTTTATCCTGTGGACGGAACCCGATCTCCAGCTGCTCCAACTTATCCGTGAGTTCTGCATCCGCAAATTTATGCCCTAACAGCACATCCTTCATCAGCTCCGCCCGCTTCTCGGGCAGATGTTCCCTCACCGAATACATGGCCCGCTGGTGCAGCATTTGTTTCTCACCCTCCAGGCGAATCTGCACGGCGGCCTGCTGCACGGATTCGATCAGTTCCTCATCCCGGACCGGTTTGAGCAGATAACTGACTGTCCCATGTTTGAGCGCCTGCTTCGCATAATCGAAGGAAGCATGCCCCGATAAAATAATACATTTGGTACGTTCCCACTTTTGCCGGATATGACTGACCAGATCCAGACCGGACAGACCCGGCATGCGAATATCCGTGATAATAATATGGACCTGATGTGTTGCCATATGTTCCAGTGCCTCTTTGACTGAATAGGCTTTGAATACCTGACCAATCCCGTGTTCTCTCCACGGTATGGAGACGGCGATCGACTCTACTGCGGAATGTTCATCATCCACGACCATCAGATTCATCATTCGTTTGTTCCTCCTCAAACCATCGAATTTCTACACTAAGTCCACCATAGGGAATCGCTCCAAAATGAAGCCCGGACGACAGCCCATATCGTGTAACGAGACGCTGGTGCACATTCCATGTGCCTGTTCCAATCTCTTCGCCCATCGGTTCATTGATCTCCCGTTCCAATTCCGCAATCTCTTCCGCTGTCAGCGTGACACCGTCATTGTCTACAAACAGGCTGTATCTTGTATATTTTCGTCCCTCAATATGTTCGGGTACCGCCATACCTGTTACGACAACATGCCCACTGCCTTCCATCGGCTCAATACCGTGGATCACCGCATTCTCTACGATCGGCTGAATGAGCAGTCGCGGAATGTGAAGCTGCATCAGTTGCTGCGGTACAGCGATCTCGTAGGTCAGCCGGTTGGTCCGCATCTGTTGAATGGACAAGTAATGGTCCAGCAGCCGGATCTCTTCTTCCACTGTCGTCATGTCATTCTCGCCCCGCGTAATGTAACGATAGTAGTCACCCAGGCTTAGCGACATGGCAATAACCGCTTCACGGTTGCCGAGCTGGGTCATATTTTTGATATAAAACAGGCAGTTGTACAGGAAATGAGGATTGATCTGTGATTGCAGATGCTTCAATGTTGCTTCACGTGAGCGAATACGTTCCTCGTATACCTTCTCGATCAGTTCCTGAATCTGCTCCGCCATATGGTTAAAGCTCTGGGTCAGGTACGCAAATTCATCACGAGAGTGATCGACTGGAATCCGTGTGGACAGCTGCCCTTTGCGAATCTGTTGCAGCCCTCTCATCAAACGGTGGATTGGCACCTGGACTTTTCGATACAAAAGCAGCGCAGCCCCGATACTCAGCACGAGCAGTAACAGAATGGAGGTAATAAACATATTTCGGCTCTTATCCATCGGGGTTAGCAAATCATCCAATACCACCGGGTTCACGTATACTGCCTGTAGCTGTTTGGAGTGCACGTAACTGACCAGATATTGCTTGCCGCCTACCTCCAGCTGATGATTACCTTCTCTCTCCGGTCCGTTAAAGGGGATATCACGCATGATCGCTTCAACCAGTTCGGGGTCCGCCGTACGGTTCAGTAACGGCTCATTGCCCGGTACTAATAAGAAAGGATCTCCTCCCTGCGTTTCTTTAAAATCATCCAACATGGCAACCACGTTCATCGGGTCAAAATTAATCTCCATCACCGTTCGCACGCCTGTATTCACCGGTTTTTCATTCCACTCATAGTTATCTGTGAAAAAGTAGGTGAAGCTCCCCTGCTCCAGCTGCCATTGGCCCGGTTGCGGAAACGTCAACATCTTCTCATCGTAGACCGTCCGGCTGGACATGGTGGATAACACAAGTTCGGCTTGTGGCAGCACAATGGTAATATCGTTCTTCCAGCGGCTGGTGGACTGGTACAACGATAATTTGTCGAGAATATCCAGATAGATGCTGTTCTTCTCATACTGGCTGGTTAAATCCGTCATGTAACGGTAGTGCAGGATACTCGGATCCCGCAACAATGTAAGACCATACAGTGAGAGCTGCTCGATATTTTTATCCACCTGGGAACTGAAATAATTGAACTGGTTCAGACTCGACTGTTGTTTCTCTTCAACGACCATGTCCACATTTGCCTGATTCGCGTATGTATAGAGCAGCAGAATGGGTACGAGCAGGCAGATTAAAAGAATGACCGTCTTCGCAAATACTGTGAATTTCATCGTTTCACCCTGTCCCTGAATTTGAAGTCGTTCTACACCGAAGTCCTATTTTATATTGAAAACCCTTACATTTCTATATGATTTTATGTTCTCCGTCTTTCCTGCGACCTGAAATCCCCTTATACTGGAAATGAATCAACATTTCGTGAGGGGGCTCTGTGATGCAACTGACAGAACAAGGCATTTTGCATATTGAAGAAGATGATATTTCCAGCTTGTACTGTTACAGGGACCTAGATGGCATGGCTTTTGATGCTTCATTCCTGTTTGAGTTACAGCTTCAGGAATTAACCTTATCTCCAGGTAGCGTTCGGGCGATTCAGTTTGATTTTGAGGGAGAGGAAGCCCCGCTCTATGAAGAACGGGAACGTTTAGTGACCGAGGTACAGTCAGCGGTTCGTACCGTTGATACGCAGTATGATGGCTCGATTGTGAAATAATAGAGGCATGTTCAGCATGAAGGGCATATCGGAAGCAGAAAACATATGGCAGGAGCTAACCTGATAACAGGAGCGTTTGACTTTACAGTCGGATTCTCTTTTTTGCTGTTTCCATCAACAGGTTAATATTTCAACATCCGCATTGAAATGTTGTTCTATAGTCCGCCCTTTTCCGTTGTTATAATTCAGTTGCTCCACTCCGTGCAGAGGCTTGATCGCCTCATGTTGCCCGGGGTTGGACGAGATAAAGGAGGGACCCTGATGGCTATGGAACAACCGTTAACAACCAATAAGCCGGTGCGAAAAATGACACCCCATGCACGCAAACGTACCCGCTGGAATTTCAAACGCACGTGGCCGCTGCATCTGATGCTGCTGCCTGCTGTACTGCTCACTTTGCTGTTCGCCTATGTGCCCATGGGCGGCATTATTATTGCTTTTCAAGACTTCAAACCGTGGCTGGGGTTCACTGGCTCCAAATGGGTCGGCTGGGACAACTTCCGGTTCATGTTCGAATATCCCGACAGCGTTCAGGTCATCTGGAACACGGTACTGATCGCTTCGATGAAAATTGTGGCCGGACTTGTGGCCCCCGTGGTGTTCGCCATT from Paenibacillus sp. FSL R5-0341 harbors:
- a CDS encoding DUF6138 family protein, producing MSTLYDQAMEEMITTIHEWFDEQEKRDDLESVVKRTTLQMGIFNDIVLDYRPGRTTVDSLDLGLDDGLKSKQAGAFTEEQVRNEIGPKLVEVVQDRLDKLANTPLIDYRFTFRGKFPTTEGKMQLTLLEYINEEKRQLLLERIHSYVDKNLENSTYPTKRLESFFLTSHLLDPKLFPELDVAWTIRQYDRIQALNQGRPDALAEHRGEITRAVTAWAENQFLPQYYDVRSSAYRTNEYSLKTGATLQSNIDTQAGQHSDEQGRAQTFGTQPIDLLLYSAVMILRFEPSYSKPKGVTFLELAKQLGSRRAERMMTEGSGTYAKDDIHVKTEEVECKANDVFALMTIHIRKEEASAYQQALTFIIHLLKQGFPKGYKIKLKSAVKQYLPIKGLAKSDTHRFFANALEYPELHPLLEEYAREAIQEFEFYEDTEGEKSCMPGSYATFGLGLVDEQYFPLVEYYMGEVDDEHQLIQDKFIAAFVEKQGVTAQSIPALVASLSRSTDSLKLKIQPVLENEVILELLVRQIQELEHYEAERVLYPIFGKVEKLTTLARKAEGRRKELLLQLLQAAGK
- a CDS encoding extracellular solute-binding protein; protein product: MYRKMMTALLAITMVAVTACSSGAKEEPVKEAAAPLALQDGKYEPAVQMSYLRAWNDDTKFKNGETAQNNVHTKWAKERLGIDLTTPWAVSVTNDAFYTKLRLSLSANEELPDIVSIRGDYNLVRELIESGKFANAGELFDQYASDTWKQASESASDEWYPYMYEGERYGIPIFDYAYNGDSVMFIREDWLKKLGLEEPKTMDELVTVMDAFTNQDPDGNGKKDTYGLTVGMKNALNTWMTESGWIFGMYNTMPGQWNDAGDGTLQYGSIQPGVKEGLATMKEWLSKGYLPKEAGVYDEIKAAELFTAGKAGIIVGPHWMPNWPIDDVKKNVDGATYKAIALPTGPTGESHQHGSGASNGVVLINKNMANPEIFFTYQNYLFDNFANPEVGSEFEHGFAQGYDYDIVDGKVVGEAEVKDGVSPLKYTITYDGARIPNLMMDTLAELAKGKEPETPFEKNTKIANKPEVFVAAEVVVANKDNAIKNKFTGAPTETMKMKKDAIDKLEKDTFSKIIYGQVGIEEFDAFVTKWKSMGGDDITAEVNEWYKTVN
- a CDS encoding histidine kinase, with product MKFTVFAKTVILLICLLVPILLLYTYANQANVDMVVEEKQQSSLNQFNYFSSQVDKNIEQLSLYGLTLLRDPSILHYRYMTDLTSQYEKNSIYLDILDKLSLYQSTSRWKNDITIVLPQAELVLSTMSSRTVYDEKMLTFPQPGQWQLEQGSFTYFFTDNYEWNEKPVNTGVRTVMEINFDPMNVVAMLDDFKETQGGDPFLLVPGNEPLLNRTADPELVEAIMRDIPFNGPEREGNHQLEVGGKQYLVSYVHSKQLQAVYVNPVVLDDLLTPMDKSRNMFITSILLLLVLSIGAALLLYRKVQVPIHRLMRGLQQIRKGQLSTRIPVDHSRDEFAYLTQSFNHMAEQIQELIEKVYEERIRSREATLKHLQSQINPHFLYNCLFYIKNMTQLGNREAVIAMSLSLGDYYRYITRGENDMTTVEEEIRLLDHYLSIQQMRTNRLTYEIAVPQQLMQLHIPRLLIQPIVENAVIHGIEPMEGSGHVVVTGMAVPEHIEGRKYTRYSLFVDNDGVTLTAEEIAELEREINEPMGEEIGTGTWNVHQRLVTRYGLSSGLHFGAIPYGGLSVEIRWFEEEQTNDESDGRG
- a CDS encoding response regulator produces the protein MMNLMVVDDEHSAVESIAVSIPWREHGIGQVFKAYSVKEALEHMATHQVHIIITDIRMPGLSGLDLVSHIRQKWERTKCIILSGHASFDYAKQALKHGTVSYLLKPVRDEELIESVQQAAVQIRLEGEKQMLHQRAMYSVREHLPEKRAELMKDVLLGHKFADAELTDKLEQLEIGFRPQDKMQLLLIRYDDHQATHKAFRLMKYAISNVVEEIYGSAYHLCHTDDAYDDLVFMASPKQTQAEPEMLMGRLGERLIHSVRQYLNATISLSVSRMGRFPDQVPQLYHQAVSALRKQAEAGKGLHLNAAAGSNGSTLKSLTALYEPPGLTTLLEAGRMEDAHRKIDQIFAELSNSVFPEHVYVAFHYLAAAFSYMAHREGRQLAEVLGEQYQQLLKDGYGISLRSLETWTRSVMQHWAESTSEAGQDAGSTLIRQVQQWIDHHLGEDLSLQVIAGEVHLHPVYLSKMYKQSTGEGISDYIIRSRMERAVHLLKHTAMKIYEVGQEVGYNNTPYFIQVFRKHYGLTPQDFRNG